Proteins encoded in a region of the Euleptes europaea isolate rEulEur1 chromosome 3, rEulEur1.hap1, whole genome shotgun sequence genome:
- the SRRM1 gene encoding serine/arginine repetitive matrix protein 1 isoform X3 gives MMQINLTGFLNGKNAREFMGELWPLLLSAQENIAGIPSAFLELKKEEIKQRQIEQEKLASMKKQDEDKDKRDKEDKENREKRDRSRSPRRRKSRSPSPRRRSSPVRKERKRSHSHSPHHKTKSRSVTPAPEKKEETPEPEPSIKVKETLIQEATSTSDILKVPKIEPVPDTKEISPERVSKKEKEKEKDKNRQRSPSRSKSRSKSRSRSQSHTRPRRRHRSRSRSYSPRRRPSPRRRPSPRRRSPPRRIPPPPRHRRSRSPVRRRRRSSASLSGSSSSSSSSRSRSPPKKPPKRVVSSPPRKTRRLSPSASPPRRRHRPSPPPSPPPKPRRSPTPQPSNRVRKSRSSASPSRTSAPKHKSIEKRESPSPAPKTRKVELSESEDDKGGKMAAADSVQQRRQYRRQNQQSSSDSGSSSSSEEERPKKSNVKNGEVGRRRRHSHSRSPSPSPRNWQKDSSPRMQMGKRWQSPIVKSRRRRSPSPPPARRRRSPSPAQPPRRRRSPSLPRRRSPSPPPRRHSPTPRRYSPPIQRRYSPSPPPKRRTASPLPKRRASPSPQPKLRVSHSPPPKQRSSPPPKRRSPSISSKRRKGSPPSRSTREARSPLQNKRHSPSPRPRPSHTSASPPPLRRGPSSSPPRRLSPSPSTRPIRRVSRTPEPKKSKKPSTPSPHSARRGSSSRSASGSPEPPPKKHQPPPSPARSQSPSAHWSPAPAKKAKSPTPSPSPVRNSDQEGSGKKKKKKKDKKHKKDKKHKKHKKHKKEKAAAAAAAVAVFTTPAPEDQEKNTEPKKETESEPEDNLDDLEKHLREKALRSMRKAQASPPS, from the exons ATTGAACAGGAAAAATTGGCTTCTATGAAGAAACAAGACGAAGACAAAGATAAGAGAGACAAGGAAGATAAAGAAAACAGGGAAAAAAGGGACCGGTCCAGAAGCCCTAGAAG ACGCAAATCAAGATCTCCTTCCCCTCGAAGGCGCTCCTCCCCTGTGAGGAAAGAGAGGAAACGCAGCCATTCCCACTCCCCCCACCATAAAACGAAGAGTCGTAGTGTTACTCCTGCaccagaaaagaaagaagagactCCTGAGCCCGAGCCTTCAATCAAAGTAAAAGAAACATTGATCCAGGAGGCGACATCTACTAG TGATATATTGAAAGTACCTAAAATTGAGCCTGTGCCAGATACTAAGGAAATATCTCCAGAAAGAGTTtcaaagaaggaaaaagagaaagaaaaggacaagaATCGTCAAAGGTCTCCATCTCGATCCAAGTCAAGGTCAAAATCTCGCTCACGCTCTCAGTCTCATACAAGACCAAGAAGGCGTCACAGATCACGATCCAG GTCTTATTCGCCAAGGAGACGGCCCAGCCCAAGACGGCGCCCCTCTCCTCGGAGAAGATCCCCACCCAGACGTATTCCACCTCCACCTAGGCACAGAAGGAGTAGATCTCCCGTGAGGCG GAGGAGAAGATCGTCAGCATCTCTGTCAGGAAGcagttcctcctcttcctcttcacgTTCCCGGTCTCCACCGAAAAAACCACCCAAGAGGGTTGTCTCCAGCCCTCCTCGTAAAACCCGTAGACTGTCTCCTTCTGCAAGTCCTCCTAGGCGAAGGCACCGGCCATCCCCGCCTCCGAGTCCGCCCCCAAAGCCACGCAGATCTCCAACCCCTCAGCCGTCAAATCGTGTGAGAAAGTCCCGAAGCTCAGCTTCTCCCAGTAGAACCTCAG CACCCAAACATAAAAGTATTGAAAAAAGGGAATCTCCCTCTCCAGCACCGAAGACTAGAAAAGTAGAACTGTCAGAATCGG AAGATGACAAGGGtggcaaaatggcagctgcagactCTGTGCAACAAAGACGCCAATACAGACGGCAGAACCAGCAGTCTTCATCGG ACTCTGGCTCATCATCTTCCTCTGAAGAGGAACGGCCGAAAAAGTCAAACGTAAAGAATGGTGAAGTGGGTAGGCGCCGGCGGCACTCTCATTCCCGCAGCCCATCTCCCTCTCCACGAAACTGGCAGAAAGACTCTTCCCCTCG GATGCAGATGGGAAAGAGGTGGCAATCGCCAATTGTTAAAAG TAGGAGGAGGCGAAGCCCCTCACCACCTCCGGCCAGAAGGCGGCGGTCTCCTTCTCCAGCCCAACCTCCGAGACGGCGCCGTTCACCTTCTTTACCACGCCGCAG GTCTCCATCACCACCTCCTCGCCGGCACTCTCCTACACCTAGGAGATACTCTCCTCCAATACAAAGAAGATACTCCCCTTCACCACCACCAAAGCGAAGAACAGCTTCTCCCCTGCCCAAGCGAAGAGCATCTCCTTCTCCACAGCCAAAGCTCAGAGTCTCTCACTCGCCGCCACCAAAACAAAGAAGCTCTCCACCTCCCAAGAGAAGGTCGCCATCCATATCTTCCAAGCGCAGGAAAGGATCCCCACCCAGCAGGTCTACCCGGGAAGCCCGCTCCCCGCTGCAGAACAAACGGCATTCTCCATCCCCACGGCCTAGGCCTTCCCATACCTCCGCAAGTCCCCCACCTCTACGCAGAGGACCTTCATCGTCACCACCACGGCGGCTGTCTCCCTCTCCAAGCACCAGGCCCATCAGGAGAGTGTCGAGGACCCCGGAGCCCAAGAAGTCAAAAAA GCCTTCCACACCAAGTCCGCATTCTGCAAGAAGGGGATCTTCATCCAGGTCTGCATCAGGATCACCCGAGCCACCCCCCAAGAAACATCAGCCCCCACCATCTCCTGCACGGTCTCAATCACCCTCTGCTCACTGGTCTCCGGCCCCTGCAAAGAAGGCTAAGAGTCCTACACCAAGTCCATCTCCTGTCAGG AACTCTGATCAGGAAGGgagtggcaagaagaagaagaaaaagaaggataaGAAGCATAAAAAGGATAAAAAGCACAAGAAGCACAAAAAGCATAAGAAGGAGAAAGCTGCGGCTGCAGCCGCTGCAGTTGCTGTGTTTACCACACCAGCACCAGAAGACCAAGAGAAAAATACAGAGCCCAAAAAG GAGACTGAGAGTGAACCAGAAGATAACCTTGATGATTTGGAAAAACACCTGCGCGAGAAAGCCCTGAGGTCGATGAGGAAGGCGCAGGCATCTCCACCCTCTTAG